In Mercurialis annua linkage group LG6, ddMerAnnu1.2, whole genome shotgun sequence, the following are encoded in one genomic region:
- the LOC126686017 gene encoding pentatricopeptide repeat-containing protein At4g13650-like translates to MGFISNPHVCSAAVDMYAKCNEIQSAQKVFDEMPERNVVTWNSLISGYLNADCPFVAVQLFVSTLREIRYVSSFSVSACLAGCSQLKDGVVGAQVHGLIMKTGFDCNAFVGTGLVDMYSKCGCVDDSWRVFNSIGDKNVVTWTSMVTAFAQNEQHDEAMYLVREMMRFGIKANCVTYNSLLSSFSSLECMDCCKQIHCCVIRSGFESNSYIAVTLVTVYSKCSTNVEDFKKVCAGVTLQDQVSWNAVISGYSNLGNGVECIICFCKMRHAGINADLYTFTSMLGAIGAVSALEEGKEMHALIVKSGYATDVHVQNGLVSMYSRCGAINDAKTVFWLTEDRDVVSWNALLTGCAHHGYGNEVIELFEQMRKTKIKPDNTTFLAVLSACSHVGLVDKGLEYFNSMRVDASFEPLKVEHYASVVDIFGRAGYLNEAEAIISGMSIDPGPSVYKALLSACLVHGNREIAARSAEKLIKLWPNDHATYILLSNVLRTLGSWDDAADVRKLMSEKGVTKKNPGYSWI, encoded by the coding sequence ATGGGATTCATTTCAAATCCCCATGTATGCAGCGCTGCTGTTGATATGTATGCAAAATGTAATGAGATTCAAAGCGCTCAGAaggtgttcgatgaaatgcctGAACGAAATGTTGTCACTTGGAATTCGTTGATCTCTGGGTATTTGAATGCAGATTGCCCATTTGTTGCTGTTCAATTGTTTGTCAGTACTTTACGGGAGATAAGATATGTGAGTTCGTTTAGTGTTTCGGCTTGTCTTGCGGGTTGTTCGCAATTGAAGGATGGAGTGGTCGGAGCTCAAGTTCATGGACTGATTATGAAAACCGGGTTTGATTGTAATGCCTTCGTGGGGACGGGTTTGGTTGATATGTATTCGAAGTGTGGCTGTGTTGATGATTCTTGGCGAGTTTTTAATTCTATTGGGGATAAGAATGTTGTTACTTGGACTTCTATGGTTACTGCATTTGCACAGAATGAACAACATGATGAAGCAATGTATTTAGTGAGAGAAATGATGCGGTTTGGTATTAAGGCAAATTGTGTGACttataatagtttattaagTTCGTTTTCTAGTCTGGAATGTATGGACTGTTGCAAGCAAATCCATTGTTGTGTGATTCGATCCGGTTTTGAATCTAATTCTTATATTGCTGTTACTCTTGTAACTGTTTATTCAAAATGTAGTACCAATGTTGAGGATTTTAAAAAGGTGTGCGCTGGTGTTACATTACAGGATCAAGTTTCGTGGAATGCGGTTATTTCTGGTTATTCCAATTTGGGAAATGGTGTCGAATGTATAATTTGTTTCTGCAAAATGAGGCATGCTGGTATAAATGCGGATTTGTACACATTTACTAGTATGTTGGGAGCAATAGGGGCTGTTTCAGCTCTTGAAGAGGGTAAGGAAATGCATGCTCTTATCGTAAAATCAGGGTATGCCACCGATGTGCACGTTCAGAACGGGCTTGTTTCGATGTATTCGAGATGTGGAGCTATCAATGATGCAAAGACGGTGTTTTGGTTAACCGAGGATCGTGATGTGGTCTCATGGAATGCACTTCTAACAGGATGTGCTCATCATGGATACGGTAATGAAGTTATTGAATTGTTTGAACAAATGAGAAAAACCAAGATTAAACCGGATAATACGACATTTCTTGCTGTGTTATCGGCTTGCAGCCACGTTGGTCTCGTAGATAAGGGGCTTGAGTATTTCAACTCGATGAGAGTTGATGCATCATTTGAACCTCTCAAAGTAGAGCATTACGCTAGTGTTGTTGATATTTTTGGTCGAGCTGGATATCTTAATGAAGCTGAAGCCATCATTAGTGGCATGTCTATTGATCCAGGGCCCTCTGTATATAAAGCTCTGCTTAGTGCTTGTTTAGTTCATGGAAATAGAGAAATCGCTGCACGATCTGCggaaaaacttataaaattgtGGCCTAATGACCATGCAACGTATATATTACTGTCAAATGTGTTGAGAACATTAGGCTCTTGGGATGATGCAGCTGATGTAAGGAAGTTGATGAGCGAGAAAGGAGTAACGAAGAAGAATCCGGGTTATAGTTGGATATGA